The Zingiber officinale cultivar Zhangliang chromosome 9A, Zo_v1.1, whole genome shotgun sequence genome window below encodes:
- the LOC122020919 gene encoding uncharacterized protein LOC122020919 isoform X2, producing the protein MADGSFLEELLKRFSELELRQARLRDQLQLYLVRGAARAAEAGHDDRHGSGSPGRSRSRPLPEGSEAGGSYGLFPGRFHNGPYCSVLRHIGHALHIYHPHSGVIIFWNQSAESLYGWADHEALGRNVGDLLIHEDNDISHLKSVVEMLNNGQPWSGHLAFKKRSGEMVPAMVTKTPLYEDGVFVGVITVSSDASSFHHDKHSEELDESSCQKLKAPKLSSRSRSCGEVNVENQTSRDGNMKTDTNEIMIKVKER; encoded by the exons ATGGCGGACGGTTCGTTTTTGGAGGAGCTGCTCAAGAGGTTCTCTGAACTGGAGCTGCGCCAGGCGAGGCTGAGGGATCAGCTGCAGCTCTACTTGGTTCGCGGCGCCGCAAGAGCGGCAGAAGCAGGGCATGACGACCGCCACGGCTCCGGCAGTCCTGGGAGGAGCAGGAGTCGCCCTCTCCCAGAAGGCAGTGAGGCCGGCGGTAGCTACGGGCTCTTCCCCGGACGCTTCCACAATGGCCCCTACTGCAGCGTGCTCCGCCACATCGGTCACGCTCTTCACATCTACCATCCCCACTCCGGAGTGATCATCTTCTG GAATCAATCTGCAGAAAGCCTGTACGGATGGGCGGACCATGAGGCGCTCGGCCGGAACGTGGGGGATCTACTGATTCACGAAGACAATGACATCTCGCATCTCAAAAGCGTCGTTGAAATGTTAAACAATGGCCAACCGTGGTCTGGCCATCTCGCCTTCAAGAAGAGGTCAGGGGAAATGGTTCCGGCCATGGTGACCAAGACTCCACTCTACGAAGACGGCGTCTTCGTCGGCGTCATTACGGTCTCTAGTGACGCCTCATCGTTCCATCATGACAAGCACTCGGAGGAGTTGGACGAAAGTAGCTGCCAGAAGCTAAAG GCTCCCAAACTTTCATCTCGTAGTCGCTCGTGTGGCGAGGTCAACGTTGAGAATCAAACTTCTCGCGATGGAAACATGAAGACGGATACAAATGAAATCATG
- the LOC122020919 gene encoding uncharacterized protein LOC122020919 isoform X1 translates to MADGSFLEELLKRFSELELRQARLRDQLQLYLVRGAARAAEAGHDDRHGSGSPGRSRSRPLPEGSEAGGSYGLFPGRFHNGPYCSVLRHIGHALHIYHPHSGVIIFWNQSAESLYGWADHEALGRNVGDLLIHEDNDISHLKSVVEMLNNGQPWSGHLAFKKRSGEMVPAMVTKTPLYEDGVFVGVITVSSDASSFHHDKHSEELDESSCQKLKAPKLSSRSRSCGEVNVENQTSRDGNMKTDTNEIMASLSPSVMENDSS, encoded by the exons ATGGCGGACGGTTCGTTTTTGGAGGAGCTGCTCAAGAGGTTCTCTGAACTGGAGCTGCGCCAGGCGAGGCTGAGGGATCAGCTGCAGCTCTACTTGGTTCGCGGCGCCGCAAGAGCGGCAGAAGCAGGGCATGACGACCGCCACGGCTCCGGCAGTCCTGGGAGGAGCAGGAGTCGCCCTCTCCCAGAAGGCAGTGAGGCCGGCGGTAGCTACGGGCTCTTCCCCGGACGCTTCCACAATGGCCCCTACTGCAGCGTGCTCCGCCACATCGGTCACGCTCTTCACATCTACCATCCCCACTCCGGAGTGATCATCTTCTG GAATCAATCTGCAGAAAGCCTGTACGGATGGGCGGACCATGAGGCGCTCGGCCGGAACGTGGGGGATCTACTGATTCACGAAGACAATGACATCTCGCATCTCAAAAGCGTCGTTGAAATGTTAAACAATGGCCAACCGTGGTCTGGCCATCTCGCCTTCAAGAAGAGGTCAGGGGAAATGGTTCCGGCCATGGTGACCAAGACTCCACTCTACGAAGACGGCGTCTTCGTCGGCGTCATTACGGTCTCTAGTGACGCCTCATCGTTCCATCATGACAAGCACTCGGAGGAGTTGGACGAAAGTAGCTGCCAGAAGCTAAAG GCTCCCAAACTTTCATCTCGTAGTCGCTCGTGTGGCGAGGTCAACGTTGAGAATCAAACTTCTCGCGATGGAAACATGAAGACGGATACAAATGAAATCATG GCTTCTTTGTCACCTTCAGTCATGGAGAATGATTCTTCTTAA